From one Leptospira stimsonii genomic stretch:
- the mazG gene encoding nucleoside triphosphate pyrophosphohydrolase, with protein sequence MPFRSLNEEINKLRDVTATLRGENGCPWDKEQDHQTLVPYLIEESQEVIEAILKKDDELLKEELGDLLFQVVFHARLAEERNAFDLADVAERVADKLIFRHPHVFRPEELTLSSSQEVIENWEKIKDKEKKKPGYSSIFTNIPENFSSLLKAEKYQKKAAKVGFDWKDISDVEGKVREEMEEFLVEYGRTKVDGSNQVRIEEEFGDLLFSLVNLGRHLGISSESALTRTNAKFKTRFQYIEETLQSQGKAPSDSNLQEMDKLWDKAKELEL encoded by the coding sequence ATGCCATTCAGATCACTGAACGAAGAAATCAATAAACTTAGAGACGTAACCGCTACGCTTCGAGGGGAAAACGGATGTCCCTGGGACAAAGAACAGGATCATCAAACCTTGGTTCCTTATCTAATCGAAGAATCGCAGGAAGTCATCGAAGCAATTCTTAAAAAAGACGACGAACTCTTAAAGGAAGAGTTAGGCGATCTTTTGTTTCAGGTAGTATTTCATGCAAGACTTGCAGAAGAAAGAAATGCCTTTGATTTAGCAGACGTTGCAGAACGTGTTGCGGATAAGTTAATTTTCAGACATCCACATGTCTTCCGTCCCGAAGAACTCACACTTTCCTCTTCCCAAGAAGTGATAGAAAATTGGGAAAAAATCAAAGATAAAGAAAAGAAGAAACCAGGTTACTCGTCTATTTTTACTAACATACCGGAAAATTTTTCCTCTCTCTTAAAAGCAGAGAAATATCAAAAGAAGGCCGCAAAGGTTGGATTTGACTGGAAAGATATTTCCGATGTAGAAGGGAAAGTCAGAGAGGAAATGGAAGAGTTCTTGGTTGAATACGGTCGGACAAAAGTGGACGGATCCAATCAGGTTCGAATCGAAGAAGAATTTGGAGATCTCTTATTCAGTCTCGTAAATTTAGGAAGACATTTGGGAATTTCGTCCGAATCCGCGCTAACAAGAACGAACGCAAAATTCAAAACGAGATTTCAATACATAGAAGAAACGTTACAGAGTCAAGGTAAGGCGCCCTCGGATTCCAATCTCCAAGAAATGGATAAACTTTGGGACAAAGCCAAAGAATTAGAATTATGA
- a CDS encoding DUF6580 family putative transport protein, translating to MIRSKSLIVFSLILIAVAGRYFPHPANFSPILAISLFAGAHFASKKLSLVLPVLSLLIGDMFIGFHDLMPVVYGMCLLLVVMGWKLRASSSVGRIVLSSLVGSVAFFAVTNFFVWLTSGMYTLDLNGFAQCYIMAIPFFPNSLLGDLFYTTVLFGAFALIEKAGWLKLAPVAVK from the coding sequence ATGATACGTTCAAAAAGTCTTATTGTTTTCTCTCTTATTCTGATCGCGGTTGCTGGTCGTTATTTTCCACATCCGGCTAATTTTTCGCCGATTCTCGCGATCTCTCTTTTTGCAGGAGCTCATTTTGCTTCCAAAAAACTTTCTTTGGTTCTTCCTGTTCTCTCACTTTTGATTGGTGACATGTTCATCGGGTTCCATGATCTGATGCCGGTTGTCTATGGGATGTGCCTTCTGCTTGTCGTGATGGGATGGAAACTGAGGGCTTCTTCTTCGGTGGGAAGAATCGTACTTTCTTCTCTTGTCGGATCGGTCGCGTTCTTTGCGGTTACAAACTTTTTCGTTTGGTTGACTTCTGGAATGTACACTTTGGATCTAAACGGATTTGCTCAGTGTTACATCATGGCAATTCCATTCTTTCCGAACAGTTTGTTGGGAGATCTATTCTACACGACCGTTCTTTTCGGAGCCTTTGCTCTGATTGAGAAGGCCGGTTGGTTGAAACTGGCTCCTGTTGCCGTGAAATAA
- a CDS encoding response regulator — protein sequence MKVLVLDSGATVRKIISSFFPAEDFQIVEAATAKEGIDLAFQESFDLITIGMVLPDADGFTVCKIIRTSLRDKKPSACKNSKIYLITSGDIESNRDKAKDFGFDGIFPKPSGIEEFKVVIEEIIELAYGQVSANPPVPKGNKKVVIVDDSELNLLLLGKILKKNGFQVQAFTEGKKALEFLLSANEDISNIFTDWIMPDLSGEEFVGEVRKENRFDSIPIAVITGLEENEGISVSKLPKNVQILHKPYSERNILEYIQKT from the coding sequence TTGAAAGTATTAGTGTTAGATTCCGGAGCGACGGTCAGAAAAATCATCTCCTCCTTTTTTCCTGCGGAAGATTTTCAAATCGTGGAGGCGGCAACTGCAAAAGAAGGTATTGACCTTGCATTTCAAGAATCTTTCGATCTGATAACAATCGGGATGGTTCTCCCCGACGCAGACGGATTTACTGTTTGTAAAATCATTCGGACCAGCCTAAGAGATAAAAAACCGAGCGCTTGTAAGAACTCTAAAATTTATCTTATAACCTCGGGCGATATAGAATCAAATCGAGATAAGGCGAAGGATTTCGGCTTTGACGGAATTTTTCCGAAACCGTCGGGAATCGAGGAATTCAAAGTGGTGATCGAAGAAATCATAGAATTAGCGTACGGTCAGGTAAGCGCAAACCCTCCCGTTCCCAAAGGAAACAAAAAGGTCGTCATCGTCGACGATTCCGAACTCAATCTTCTTTTGCTCGGGAAAATCCTAAAAAAGAACGGCTTTCAAGTTCAGGCTTTTACGGAAGGAAAAAAAGCTTTGGAATTTCTTTTGTCAGCGAATGAGGACATTTCAAATATCTTTACCGATTGGATTATGCCGGACCTTTCCGGAGAGGAATTCGTCGGCGAGGTTCGAAAAGAGAATCGTTTCGATTCCATTCCGATCGCAGTTATCACGGGACTGGAAGAAAACGAAGGAATCAGTGTTTCAAAACTTCCGAAAAACGTTCAGATTCTTCATAAACCTTATTCCGAAAGAAATATTTTAGAATATATTCAAAAAACTTAA
- a CDS encoding LIC_13241 domain-containing protein, protein MNQTSSFESRIKKTEELISFLNVSFSLKPESDPEEWPRSFQIFVCEKKYKTVFSIFGSFTLIPENINSAPLASPIYYLSLDTNKSNSLSWTKPNGEWIEDSQQILSELIQSIQIYEDGISEINASENRI, encoded by the coding sequence ATGAATCAGACGAGTTCATTCGAAAGTAGAATTAAAAAAACGGAGGAGCTTATCTCCTTTCTGAACGTTTCTTTTTCTTTAAAACCGGAATCGGATCCGGAAGAATGGCCGCGTTCTTTTCAAATTTTCGTCTGTGAAAAAAAATATAAAACCGTCTTTTCGATCTTTGGATCGTTTACTTTAATTCCCGAAAATATAAATTCCGCGCCCTTAGCATCACCGATCTATTATCTCAGCCTCGATACCAATAAATCAAATTCGCTCTCATGGACCAAACCGAACGGAGAATGGATCGAAGATTCCCAACAGATTCTAAGCGAATTGATCCAATCCATTCAAATATATGAGGATGGAATTTCCGAAATCAATGCAAGTGAGAATCGTATTTGA
- a CDS encoding LA_2444/LA_4059 family outer membrane protein, translated as MKKQILNLVSLFFYFLIVFLSSGIFSQAKAPQPNPDQLEREADELEVKAGKAQDPVTRQRLILEIQRKRTDAAELRNALHEQELNKTPKGATFEIGVLFHQATWVPESLARRQNVSTNEMSTFLYTSGAYRNINSVAAIGGFDAHLINNTGNFYSSPQGNTKTAYPIRFLYLTESKKFGVEATFLDFRINPSYSSVNVNPTPGNLNQSYSVYSPELRRTDIQLNLLYFFETGSGTRIGPSLGIRNLDTYSKEYGNLPGGLGFGNMEEKAGGLGPQIGFRIVKKLNSYFQFHASADYFKTLGKYHLKTNGTTNYNGIQNFLVMETAGSAGENLVKRTGYQLDTGLSFSRTSWLKFTFGFQYTEMRSSVSGYNYNASLLIPDVVSATALNTITKPVDLASTRPALEKEVVDSYYGFYLGVSLIL; from the coding sequence ATGAAGAAACAAATTCTAAACTTAGTTTCCCTCTTTTTTTACTTCCTGATCGTATTTCTTTCCTCCGGAATTTTTTCCCAGGCCAAAGCCCCGCAACCGAATCCGGATCAACTGGAAAGAGAAGCCGATGAACTCGAAGTGAAAGCGGGAAAAGCACAAGATCCAGTAACAAGACAAAGGTTGATTTTGGAGATTCAAAGAAAGAGGACGGACGCGGCCGAACTGAGAAACGCTCTCCACGAACAAGAATTGAACAAGACTCCGAAAGGTGCTACTTTTGAAATCGGAGTTCTCTTTCATCAAGCGACTTGGGTTCCGGAGTCTTTAGCAAGAAGACAAAACGTCTCCACAAACGAAATGAGCACGTTTCTTTACACTTCGGGTGCTTATCGAAATATTAATTCCGTAGCGGCGATCGGCGGTTTTGACGCTCACCTAATAAACAACACAGGAAATTTTTATTCCAGCCCTCAAGGAAATACGAAGACTGCCTATCCGATTCGCTTTTTATATTTAACAGAATCCAAAAAATTTGGAGTAGAGGCGACTTTCTTAGATTTTAGAATCAATCCGTCTTATTCTTCTGTTAACGTAAACCCGACTCCAGGAAACTTAAATCAATCCTATAGTGTTTACAGTCCGGAACTTCGAAGAACGGATATCCAACTGAATCTCTTGTATTTTTTTGAGACCGGTTCCGGCACGAGAATCGGCCCCTCTTTAGGAATCCGAAACTTGGATACCTATTCCAAAGAATATGGAAATTTACCGGGAGGATTGGGCTTTGGAAACATGGAAGAAAAGGCCGGAGGACTCGGACCACAGATCGGATTTCGAATCGTAAAGAAGCTCAATTCCTATTTTCAATTTCACGCAAGCGCCGATTATTTTAAGACATTGGGAAAATATCATCTGAAAACGAATGGAACGACAAACTATAACGGAATTCAGAATTTTCTCGTGATGGAAACCGCCGGCTCGGCTGGGGAGAATCTCGTAAAAAGAACGGGATACCAACTGGATACGGGACTTTCTTTTTCTAGAACAAGCTGGTTAAAGTTTACGTTTGGTTTTCAATATACGGAGATGCGATCGTCCGTCTCAGGATACAATTACAACGCTTCTCTCTTAATTCCCGATGTTGTCAGCGCGACCGCTTTGAATACAATCACCAAACCCGTTGACTTAGCATCGACGAGACCCGCTCTGGAGAAAGAGGTCGTAGATTCTTACTATGGATTTTATTTAGGAGTTTCTCTAATCTTATAA